From Melospiza melodia melodia isolate bMelMel2 chromosome 19, bMelMel2.pri, whole genome shotgun sequence, one genomic window encodes:
- the SNTA1 gene encoding alpha-1-syntrophin has translation MAAGRRAPRTGLLELRGPSGQWLRVLLTLAEDVLGVSPADGPGPGPEAPAAQLNGGEPGSSAPEALANIRRTVRVVKQDVGGLGISIKGGRENKMPILISKIFKGLAADQTEALFVGDAILAVNGTDLSEATHDEAVQALKKTGKEVILEVKYMKEISPYFKNSSAGATVSWDPSPAAQQKRSSPLLPPRELRESRSVPLKMCYVSRKCLPTDPEHRYLEVCSADGRVALFLRAKDEATAQSWLGAIQANAAALLPRVKEELRAQLAGAGTVAGRDVKHVGWLTEQLPSAGTRNLLAVLTEKELLLYGSLPQSRDALGKPTHSYPLIATRLVHSGPAKGSALYEAERSFALRAGGRLGVQTHLFSLESPRELALWTRLLVDGTHGAAELAQEVSAACTWKGQDCTLTVHIDKGFTISTSEPGLSRTILLQQPFEKLQMSSDDGTKMLYLDFGGPEGEIQLDLHSCPKTIVFIIHSFLSAKVTRLGLLA, from the exons ATGGCGGCGGGCAGGCGCGCCCCGCGCACCGGGCTGTTGGAGCTGCGCGGCCCCAGCGGGCAATGGCTCCGCGTCCTGCTCACCCTGGCCGAGGACGTGCTGGGGGTCAGCCCTGCGGacggccccgggcccggccccgagGCCCCGGCGGCGCAGCTGAACGGCGGCGAGCCGGGCTCCTCCGCGCCCGAGGCGCTCGCCAACATCAGGCGCACCGTGCGCGTCGTCAAGCAGGACGTGGGGGGACTCGGCATCAGCATCAAAG GTGGCCGAGAGAATAAAATGCCCATCTTGATCTCCAAGATCTTCAAGGGGCTGGCAGCTGACCAGACGGAGGCGCTGTTCGTGGGGGACGCCATCCTCGCCGTCAATGGCACCGACCTGTCCGAGGCCACCCACGACGAGGCCGTGCAGGCCTTGAAGAAAACGGGCAAGGAGGTGATCCTGGAAG tgaaatacatgaagGAGATCTCGCCCTACTTCAAGAACTCCTCCGCGGGGGCGACAGTCAGCTGGGACCCGTCTCCTGCCGCCCAGCAGAAGCGATCATCCCCGCTGCTGCCCCCTCGGGAGCTCCGGGAGAGCCGCAGCGTCCCTCTGAAGATGTGCTACGTGTCCCGCAAGTGCCTCCCCACCGACCCGGAGCACAG GTACCTGGAGGTGTGCTCGGCCGACGGGCGCGTCGCCCTCTTCCTGCGGGCCAAGGATGAGGCCACGGCGCAGTCGTGGCTCGGCGCCATCCAGGCCAACGCGGCCGCGCTGCTGCCGCGGGTGAAGGAGGAGCTGCGGGCACAGCTGGCGGGGGCCGGCACGGTGGCCGGACGGGACGTCAAGCACGTGGGCTGGCTGACCGAGCAG CTCCCCAGCGCCGGCACCAGGAACCTCCTGGCCGTGCTCACagagaaggagctgctgctgtacGGGAGCCTGCCGCAGAGCCGGGACGCGCTGGGCAAGCCCACGCACAGCTACCCCCTCATCGCCACCAG GCTGGTGCACTCGGGGCCGGCCAAGGGCTCGGCGCTGTACGAAGCCGAGCGCTCCTTCGCGCTGCGCGCCGGCGGCCGCCTGGGCGTGCAGACCCATCTCTTCAGCCTGGAGAGCCCCCGGGAGCTCGCCCTCTGGACGCGCCTGCTGGTGGACGGCACCCACGGCGCCGCAGAGCTGGCCCAGGAGGTCTCGGCAG CGTGCACGTGGAAGGGGCAGGACTGCACCCTGACCGTCCACATCGACAAGGGCTTCACCATCTCCACCAGCGAGCCCGGGCTCAGCAGGAccatcctgctccagcagcccttCGAGAAGCTGCAGATGTCCTCGGATGATGGCACCAAGATGCTCTACCTGGACTTTGGTGGACCTGAGGGAGAGATT CAATTGGACCTTCACTCCTGCCCCAAGACCATCGTCTTCATCATCCACTCCTTCCTGTCGGCCAAGGTGACCCGGCTGGGGCTGCTGGCGTGA